A single Lolium perenne isolate Kyuss_39 chromosome 6, Kyuss_2.0, whole genome shotgun sequence DNA region contains:
- the LOC139832371 gene encoding uncharacterized protein, whose protein sequence is MAYKLKLPAGSKIHPVLHVSQLKKLVPPDQCVPVRFCDGARSNMAATSSHRLSSLGKEPQNHWRHGNRKKNSAAVSQAYATKFFNKLTEAEKWELEQDLLNAMLNNAWGKPDSRTSEIQDFKKNVGQFCDQLICKQKEQQALHYELHKNIALQRRVTLSQAENIRTLKDENAELAKQLADAQGASSSLATASSELENLRSSYQELETKLKEAELKREQAEKRLAERNSEHIREKGELELKKNM, encoded by the exons ATGGCGTACAAACTCAAGCTTCCAGCAGGGTCTAAGATACACCCAGTTCTGCATGTATCCCAGCTGAAGAAACTGGTTCCTCCTGACCAG TGTGTCCCAGTAAGATTCTGCGACGGCGCCAGATCAAACATGGCCGCGACTTCATCTCACAGGCTCTCATCGCTTGGGAAGGAGCCCCAGAATCATTGGCGACATGGGAACCGGAAGAAGAACTCCGCCGCCGTTTCCCAG gcgtatgccactaagtttttcaacaagctgactgaggcggagaagtgggagcttgaacaagacctgctcaacgccatgctgaacaacgcctgggggaagcctgattccaggacatcggaaatccaggacttcaagaaaaacgttggccagttctgcgatcaacttatctgcaagcaaaag gaacagcaggcgctgcactacgagctgcacaagaacattgccctgcagcgccgcgttactctgagtcaggcggaaaatatccggaccctgAAGGATGAAAATGCAGAACTGGctaaacaactggcggacgcccaag gcgcatcctcctcccttgcaacagcttcgtctgaacttgagaacctgcgctcctcgtaccaagagctggagacgaaactaaaggaggcggaacttaaaAGGGAGCAGGCCGAAAAGCGGCTGGCGGAGAGaaactccgagcatatcagggaaaagggcgagctggagctgaaaaagaat ATGTAA